The following proteins are co-located in the Lagenorhynchus albirostris chromosome 2, mLagAlb1.1, whole genome shotgun sequence genome:
- the C2H1orf167 gene encoding LOW QUALITY PROTEIN: uncharacterized protein C1orf167 homolog (The sequence of the model RefSeq protein was modified relative to this genomic sequence to represent the inferred CDS: inserted 5 bases in 5 codons; deleted 2 bases in 2 codons; substituted 2 bases at 2 genomic stop codons), translated as MELRPDTSHKENVPPRPATPLRPEQWRLRKSLASTHGQWVPVGQAGSRGAATTPSPGAALCQEPCRVQSNLTSPSLGLALRDTPGXLTNSSFRQQSNLQALAGRPQRRAQAFAIQQSDLSVRETSESFWPHRMPGGSPLPRGPLASPASRPRWSRLLSTNTPCPDIGPAAGLGPLEGHTRPEPRSQCGLGGWTSRLVGECLTLEDLAAPAQSRTRAPSQVAIHQLLASVQRLEREAVRLRCQASWEPPGPVQQESWTRAGQILPAHPQPSQPVLASXDERRKHSQGFRETAGFPEAPGVQDGLSDSQASSKSASLETALEMLPGVALDPEQGVLPAHPVRRGEKCSPGTTYGRGQREDPXLPQGAGSREARLCSSASSSSARGILPGREGGDRTPWEQELSCLGFPRLALHRGKFSRGAASSPAAAWSITLHAGKATRVLLSPQLSLGLGTGPIPWSAWSVPSRQWLSRCFRAWRHWVQRRRAVAAAMALGCRQLLRRGLRAPRWHWLQEAQLAAAWGQHTQALLARTFQKVRGLQVGPWGGDEVPVCLGRRLSWGADGGDRGVQILQALQQLAVFLLWCRQKERAGEGGPPQAWCSPVADAAWVSPLDTRRQRAWLCRCFGAWQRFAQGGTRYRDHMADXRAGTLRMCLQQWVQTKQLQASDGAKVTQPPLCWREAGNMALPSSAPGGATAHGLGVVAQAQALPREQGRRSLQEAGRRLALHRVLLLWRTQLSQRQRADSFFEGVQQWVLRHSLRGWRLRARDPGSARTTLAPAVLGGVLGGKALPGCRTPRSSLEQASRAPALLEVFRVSFLWAAGQQQQGRHLLLWQAQAQQSRGVARWHQRTLQRRILLGWSHWATAQGARRELAARRAWDQSCRAVLGLWRQQLVQQQETEQWAREXGWGQQRRALGHWHCCWQSLGGRAGPGGVDAQLLREKYQRCVRARLQGLRRAVFRGWQEAAACQGPTAAGPEQLLLQSRFQAWCGVARGTGMPRAKGPAFQDGLRRWAPGATFASEAPEAAARPQEQRVAQASFSCWRSQEQGRQVDSKLRRAGPSRPPLQGKWPRASAEEVPAALAPXGTASPAPGFPAGQXPGSGVAALGRCSGDRAAGAHTGDCRSHRLRWVWVAERRPLMCTQNPASLIAGLCVWPRAEGRTSSSLGGRRSWAPGVPPALTAHTQEGAKELPAPRFQAFETRHQRLAARGLRGRASSSGRPRSRQKATRAPVLGGLGVKQGAQQQL; from the exons ATGGAGCTGAGACCTGACACCAGCCACAAGGAGAATGTGCCCCCCAGGCCGGCCACCCCCCTGAGGCCAG AGCAATGGAGACTCCGGAAGAGCCTGGCCAGTACACATGGCCAGTGGGTGCCCGTGGGCCAGGCCGGGAGCAGGGGGGCTGCCACCACACCATCCCCGGGGGCAGCACTGTGCCAGGAGCCCTGCCGAGTCCAGAGCAACCTGACCAGCCCCAGCCTGGGCCTCGCCCTGAGGGACACGCCCG AGCTGACCAACTCAAGCTTCCGACAGCAGAGCAACTTGCAAGCC CTGGCCGGGAGGCCCCAAAGAAGAGCCCAGGCGTTTGCCATCCAGCAGAGCGACCTGAGCGTCAGGGAGACGAGC GAAAGCTTCTGGCCGCACAGGATGCCCGGGGGAAGCCCTCTACCCCGAGGGCCACTGGCTTCCCCAGCCTCCCGCCCGAGGTGGTCCCGGCTGCTGTCCACCAATACCCCCTGCCCAGACATTGGGCCTGCTGCAGGCCTGGGCCCGCTCGAAGGGCACACACGGCCAGAGCCCAGATCCCAGTGTGGCCTGGGGGGCTGGACCTCCAGGCTCGTGGGGGAATGCCTCACCCTGGAGGACCTGGCTGCCCCTGCCCAGAGCCGGACTCGGGCTCCGTCCCAAGTTGCCATTCACCAGCTGCTGGCCTCTGTGCAACGCCTGGAGCGTGAGGCAGTCCGTCTCAGGTGCCAGGCATCCTGGGAACCCCCAGGCCCTGTGCAGCAGGAGTCCTGGACCAGAGCTGGCCAGATACTCCCTGctcacccccagcccagccagcctGTTCTTGCTTCCTAGGATGAGAGGAGGAAACATTCCCAAGGTTTCAGGGAAACTGCAGGTTTCCCGGAAGCACCGGGGGTCCAGGATGGTCTCTCAGACTCTCAGGCAAGCAGCAAGTCTGCATCACTGGAGACTGCTTTGGAGATGCTTCCCGGGGTTGCCCTTGACCCTGAgcaaggggtccttcctgcccaCCCTGTAAGACGAGGAGAGAAGTGCTCCCCAGGGACTACATACGgcaggggacagagggaggacC TGCTCCCTCAAGGGGCGGGCAGCAGGGAGGCCAGACTCTGCTCTTCAGCCTCGTCCAGTTCAGCCCGGGGCATCCTCCCTGGGCGGGAAGGAGGGGACAGGACCCCGTGGGAGCAG gagcTCTCCTGTCTGGGATTTCCAAGGCTAGCCCTCCATAGAGGGAAGTTCTCCCGGGGTGCAGCCAGCTCTCCTGCCGCAGCGTGGAGCATCACCCTCCATGCTGGAAAGGCGACGCGGGTGCTGCTGAGCCCCCAGCTCTCCCTGGGACTGGGGACCGGGCCCATCCCCTGGTCAGCCTGGTCTGTCCCCAGCCGGCAGTGGCTGTCCAGATGTTTCAGAGCGTGGCGGCACTGGGTGCAGAGGCGGCGGGCAGTGGCAGCAGCCATGGCGCTGGGCTGCCGGCAGCTGTTGCGCAGGGGCCTACGGGCGCCGCGGTGG CACTGGCTCCAGGAGGCCCAGCTGGCGGCGGCGTGGGGACAACACACGCAGGCCCTGCTGGCGCGGACCTTCCAAAAGGTTAGGGGCCTCCAGGTTGGACCGTGGGGGGGTGATGAAGTGCCCGTGTGTCTGGGGAGGAGGCTCTCCTGGGGCGCAG ATGGAGGAGACAGGGGAGTCCAGATCCTGCAGGCTCTGCAACAGCTGGCTG TCTTCCTCCTGTGGTGCCGTCAGAAGGAACGGGCAGGAGAAGGGG GCCCCCCCCAGGCCTGGTGCTCTCCTGTTGCAGATGCAGCCTGGGTGTCCCCACTGGACACCCGGCGCCAGAGGGCCTGGCTCTGCAG GTGCTTTGGGGCCTGGCAGCGGTTCGCGCAAGGAGGGACCCGGTACCGGGACCACATGGCCG CGCGGGCAGGGACCCTGAGGATGTGCCTGCAGCAGTGGGTGCAGACGAAGCAGCTCCAGGCCTCAGATGGGGCGAAGGTGACCCAGCCGCCCCTTTGTTGGCGGGAGGCAG GGAACATGGCCCTCCCCAGCTCAGCCCCTGGGGGGGCCACAGCCCACGGCCTGGGGGTGGTGGCCCAGGCCCAGGCGCTGCCCCGGGAGCAAGGCCGGCGCTCCTTGCAGGAAGCCGGCCGGAGGCTGGCCCTCCACCGGGTGCTGCTGCTCTGGAGGACGCAGCTCTCCCAGCGCCAGCGGGCGGA CTCCTTCTTCGAGGGCGTGCAGCAGTGGGTGCTGCGTCACAGCCTGAGGGGTTGGCGCCTGAGGGCGCGGGATCCGGGCAGCGCCAGGACCACCTTGGCCCCAGCGGTTCTGGGCGGTGTCCTGGGAGGAAAGGCCCTGCCGGGCTGCAGGACACCCCGCAGCTCCCTGGAGCAG GCTTCCCGGGCCCCCGCCCTCCTGGAGGTGTTCCGGGTGAGCTTTCTGTGGGCagctgggcagcagcagcaggggcGGCACCTTCTGCTCTGGCAGGCGCAAGCCCAGCAGTCCCGGGGCGTGGCAAGGTGGCATCAGCGCACCCTTCAGAGGCG CATCCTCCTTGGCTGGAGCCACTGGGCAACAGCCCAGGGGGCCAGGAGAGAGCTGGCTGCCCGCCGGGCCTGGGATCAGAGCTGCAGGGCCGTGCTGGGCCTGTGGCGGCAGCAGCTGGTGCAGCAGCAGGAGACGGAACAGTGGGCCCGGG TGGGATGGGGACAGCAGCGACGTGCACTGGGTCACTGGCACTGCTGCTGGCAGA gtttgGGTGGCAGAGCAGGACCGGGGGGCGTGGACGCT CAGCTCCTGCGTGAAAAGTACCAGCGGTGTGTGCGGGCCCGCCTCCAGGGCCTGCGCAGGGCCGTGTTCCGGGGCTGGCAGGAGGCAGCAGCTTGTCAGGGACCCACGGCGGCCGGTCCAGAGCAGCTCCTACTGCAGAG CCGCTTCCAGGCCTGGTGTGGAGTAGCGAGAGGCACAGGGATGCCCCGGGCCAAGGGTCCAGCCTTCCAGGATGGCCTGAGGAGATGGGCACCAGGGGCCACATTTGCCAGTGAAGCCCCAGAAGCTGCAGCCCGGCCTCAGGAGCAGCGCGTGGCCCAGGCCTCCTTCTCCTGCTGGAGAAGCCAAGAACAGGGACGCCAGGTGGACAGCAAGCTGAGGAGGGCCGGGCCCAGCCGGCCTCCGTTGCAAGGCAAGTGGCCCCGGGCCAGTGCT GAGGAAGTACCTGCAGCGCTGGCGCCTTGAGGCACTGCTTCGCCGGCTCCGGGGTTCCCTGCAGGCC GCCCGGGCAGCGGCGTGGCAGCGCTGGGTAGATGCTCAGGGGACAGAGCAGCTGGCGCCCACACTGGCGA CTGCCGCTCACACCGCCTGCGTTGGGTGTGGGTCGCTGAGCGCCGCCCCCTGATGTGCACTCAGAACCCAGCTTCCCTGATCGCAGGCCTGTGCGTCTGGcccagggcagagggaaggacCTCCTCTTCCCTCGGGGGCAGAAGGAGCTGGGCCCCCGGAGTTCCTCCAGCACTGACAGCACACACCCAGGAGGGAGCCAAAGAGCTTCCTGCTCCCCGATTCCAGGCCTTTGAAACACGGCACCAGCGTCTGGCAGCCAGGGGCCTGAGGGGCAGAGccagcagcagtgggaggcctcGGAGCAGGCAGAAAGCCACCAGAGCCCCTGTGCTTGGTGGACTTGGGGTGAAGCAGGGGGCCCAGCAGCAGCTGTGA